In the genome of Rhodoplanes sp. Z2-YC6860, one region contains:
- a CDS encoding carboxymuconolactone decarboxylase family protein — MTQRLDYGKIAPNGVKALGGVYGYVMQSGLPAELVDLVYLRVSQINNCAYCLDMHTRDLLKKGVKIEKLALVQAWAEAGHLFSERERTALAWAETVTRVSETGVPDEAFEAARAVFEEKELVDLTIAIGLMNAYNRMAISFRNTPQAVLASA; from the coding sequence GTGACCCAACGACTCGACTACGGGAAGATCGCGCCGAACGGCGTCAAGGCTCTTGGCGGCGTCTACGGCTATGTCATGCAGAGCGGTCTTCCCGCCGAGCTGGTGGATCTTGTCTATCTGCGTGTCTCGCAGATCAACAACTGCGCCTACTGCCTCGACATGCACACGCGCGACCTCCTCAAGAAAGGCGTGAAAATCGAGAAGCTCGCATTGGTGCAGGCCTGGGCCGAAGCCGGCCATCTCTTCAGTGAGCGTGAGCGCACAGCGCTCGCCTGGGCCGAGACGGTGACCCGCGTGTCGGAAACCGGCGTGCCGGATGAGGCGTTCGAGGCCGCGCGCGCGGTCTTCGAGGAAAAGGAACTGGTCGATCTCACGATCGCGATCGGTCTGATGAACGCCTACAACCGGATGGCCATCAGCTTCCGCAACACGCCGCAGGCGGTGCTCGCTTCGGCTTGA
- a CDS encoding class I adenylate-forming enzyme family protein, which yields MAGPFGDHQLKIPYEPVADLLAKYAKRDAGKTAIVDLESGTSIAFGELERVAIDIAAYLKSKGLKKGSRVLVLSDEYIEKLLIWMGVWRLGAVMCPFNLEINEKQMVNLTAALKPELILYHKDINVQALVGDAPAPRVRFGAWSSGGTKDPQDEFFANLPRGNAASLPERNNAEDMACIFCTSGTTARPKIVIYNHAAYWMNGLDTLEFLGLTEDDRTLEYRSFGWNSAQVLTLLPFLQKGLTVHMAKRFSHSRFFEWVQKYGITFSAGVPTVLNMLLNKPLGYTAKDIPTLRLMSCSTAPLTAQQWLQFEEMYGVTLLQMYGMSETGWVCGNRHYAKKMGTVGLPALHQELIITDANGKECPPGVEGEITVGGPQMAIGYLLDDGSIDPVLGKRIKTGDLGIKDTEGFVRVSGRSKDLIIRGGVNIAPLEIDEILLKHSGVAEAAAVGVPDKIYGEEVICYVVPKDAALTEAAVLEHSRKFLPPAKTPKQVLIVPDLPKSDRGKVLRDKLREDWVGRQKVSA from the coding sequence ATGGCAGGCCCGTTCGGCGATCATCAGCTCAAGATTCCCTACGAACCCGTCGCCGACCTGCTGGCGAAATACGCCAAGCGCGACGCGGGCAAGACCGCGATCGTCGACCTCGAGTCCGGCACGTCGATCGCGTTCGGCGAATTGGAGCGCGTCGCGATCGACATCGCGGCCTATCTGAAGAGCAAGGGCCTGAAGAAGGGCAGCCGCGTGCTGGTGCTGTCCGACGAATACATCGAGAAGCTGCTGATCTGGATGGGCGTCTGGCGCCTCGGCGCGGTGATGTGCCCGTTCAATCTCGAGATCAACGAGAAGCAGATGGTCAATCTGACCGCGGCTCTCAAGCCCGAGTTGATCCTCTACCACAAGGACATCAACGTTCAGGCTCTGGTCGGCGATGCGCCGGCGCCGCGCGTGCGCTTCGGTGCGTGGTCGTCGGGCGGCACGAAAGACCCGCAGGATGAGTTCTTCGCAAACCTGCCGCGCGGCAACGCGGCGAGCCTGCCCGAACGCAACAACGCCGAAGACATGGCCTGCATCTTCTGCACCTCGGGCACCACGGCCCGGCCGAAGATCGTGATCTACAACCACGCCGCCTACTGGATGAACGGCCTCGACACGCTGGAATTCCTCGGGCTCACCGAAGACGACCGCACGCTGGAATACCGCTCGTTCGGCTGGAACTCGGCGCAGGTGCTGACGCTGCTGCCGTTCCTGCAGAAGGGCCTCACCGTGCACATGGCGAAGCGCTTTTCGCACAGCCGCTTTTTCGAGTGGGTGCAGAAGTACGGCATCACGTTCTCGGCCGGCGTGCCGACCGTGCTGAACATGCTGCTCAATAAGCCGCTCGGTTATACGGCGAAGGACATTCCGACCTTGCGGCTGATGAGCTGCTCGACCGCGCCGCTCACCGCGCAGCAGTGGCTGCAGTTCGAGGAGATGTACGGCGTCACGCTCCTTCAGATGTACGGCATGTCGGAGACCGGCTGGGTCTGCGGCAACCGGCATTACGCCAAGAAAATGGGCACCGTCGGCCTGCCGGCCCTGCACCAGGAGCTGATCATCACCGATGCCAACGGCAAGGAATGCCCGCCCGGCGTCGAAGGCGAGATCACGGTCGGCGGCCCGCAGATGGCGATCGGCTATCTGCTCGACGACGGCTCGATCGACCCGGTGCTGGGCAAGCGCATCAAGACCGGCGACCTCGGCATCAAGGACACCGAAGGCTTCGTCCGCGTCTCGGGCCGCAGCAAGGACCTGATCATCCGCGGCGGCGTCAACATCGCGCCGCTGGAGATCGACGAGATCCTGTTGAAGCATAGTGGCGTGGCCGAAGCCGCCGCGGTCGGCGTGCCGGACAAGATCTACGGCGAAGAGGTCATCTGCTACGTGGTGCCGAAAGATGCGGCGCTGACCGAAGCGGCCGTGCTGGAGCACAGCCGCAAATTCCTGCCGCCGGCCAAGACGCCGAAGCAGGTGCTGATTGTGCCGGACCTGCCGAAGAGCGATCGCGGCAAGGTGCTGCGCGACAAGCTGCGCGAGGACTGGGTCGGGCGGCAGAAGGTTTCGGCTTAA
- a CDS encoding MBL fold metallo-hydrolase: MAGDVMDAKTEASTKAKPRPQQKPGDVIDGLMFPFADFPAAGESIEVADSIFWVSTPVPFVGLKQVNLWLLRDGDGWAMIDCSYGGQQQRELIEAVWAKLLGGKPIKQLVVTHFHPDHAGGSGWISEKWGLRPWMSHGEWLTANLAVLNRNTDHVQSRGIFYRRQGLDEARVERFLKGVVLYSDGVTLPKSFRRLREDDFITIGNDRWRVIIGEGHAPEHVSLYCAERKILIAGDQILPSITTNVSTWHIEPEFDAVGAFLKSCKKFLDILHPETLILPSHRKPFYNVQHRLRQLAVHHAQRLNVVLDAVGAESSAGALIDVMFTPGLDGHQVGFAMGEAIAHLNHLVALGHLEMIETETQVRYRRISAKDKRVEPYFV, translated from the coding sequence ATGGCCGGTGACGTGATGGACGCCAAAACCGAAGCCAGCACCAAGGCCAAGCCGAGACCGCAGCAGAAGCCCGGCGACGTGATCGACGGGCTGATGTTCCCGTTCGCGGATTTTCCGGCAGCGGGCGAAAGCATCGAAGTCGCCGACAGCATCTTCTGGGTGTCGACACCGGTGCCGTTCGTCGGCCTCAAGCAGGTCAACCTGTGGCTGCTTCGCGACGGCGACGGCTGGGCCATGATCGACTGCAGCTACGGCGGCCAGCAGCAGCGCGAGCTGATCGAAGCCGTCTGGGCCAAGCTCCTCGGCGGCAAGCCGATCAAGCAGCTCGTCGTCACGCATTTCCATCCGGATCATGCCGGCGGCTCGGGCTGGATTTCCGAGAAATGGGGCCTGCGTCCGTGGATGTCGCACGGCGAGTGGCTGACCGCCAATCTCGCGGTGCTCAACCGCAACACCGACCACGTGCAGTCGCGCGGCATCTTCTATCGCCGCCAAGGCCTCGACGAGGCGCGCGTCGAGCGCTTCCTCAAAGGCGTGGTGCTCTACAGCGACGGCGTGACCTTGCCGAAGAGCTTCCGCCGCCTGCGCGAAGACGATTTCATCACCATCGGCAACGACCGCTGGCGCGTCATCATCGGCGAGGGCCACGCGCCGGAGCACGTGTCGCTCTACTGCGCGGAGCGGAAGATCCTGATCGCCGGCGACCAGATCCTGCCGAGCATCACCACCAATGTCAGCACCTGGCACATCGAGCCGGAATTCGACGCGGTCGGCGCGTTTCTGAAGAGCTGCAAGAAGTTCCTCGACATCCTGCATCCCGAGACGCTGATCCTGCCGTCGCATCGCAAGCCGTTCTACAACGTGCAGCACCGGCTCAGGCAGCTCGCGGTGCATCACGCGCAACGGCTCAACGTGGTGCTCGACGCGGTCGGCGCCGAGTCCTCGGCCGGTGCCCTGATCGACGTGATGTTCACGCCGGGCCTCGACGGCCATCAGGTCGGCTTCGCCATGGGCGAGGCGATCGCTCATCTCAATCATCTCGTCGCGCTTGGTCATCTGGAAATGATCGAGACGGAAACCCAGGTTCGCTACCGGCGGATCAGTGCCAAAGACAAGCGCGTCGAGCCGTATTTCGTGTGA